A section of the Parasteatoda tepidariorum isolate YZ-2023 chromosome 6, CAS_Ptep_4.0, whole genome shotgun sequence genome encodes:
- the LOC139425874 gene encoding uncharacterized protein (The sequence of the model RefSeq protein was modified relative to this genomic sequence to represent the inferred CDS: added 39 bases not found in genome assembly): MPYQRTARGGKVLSARSEFDYANERYKLAYGEVDSILENSGIPMRHFPPRTYFIVKAQIQNLENNPRSLDSYKSVRDLALEYKDDPANTTRQYFSTLYEAATQVIENKEREISEQQAPSNIIPDQTPEFTTDCNVLVPTTTDTSSTQETEQKMEQGEETQASITTPQPDPPSEPPRKRKKKKKKTENVAKDSMTTPNQDCSSSESSAQPEFMTPTPSEPMTVDPDLAPAIPADPVPADPEEISASVEATPTSTLDTHPNIKLKTLIRGLNPDTEIPVLEKYLIEGGLQPEKIIQLKRRSGQELRPLPLFLIIQTDTPTSRNIFNIRSILEKNVTVERFRGGRFQKQCFKCQKFGHTQRNCQATNPACMKCAEAHFTYQCTKPRSTPAKCINCDGEHPACFSGCGARPRKVPQPRISHPVKSTDKATRFLQLFKEMKELLKDDELLGFIRSLLPESQN, translated from the coding sequence TCCGCCCGCAGCGAATTCGATTATGCGAACGAACGATACAAGCTTGCCTATGGAGAGGTTGACTCTATTTTAGAGAACAGTGGCATCCCAATGAGACATTTTCCACCACGGACCTACTTCATTGTGAAAGCTCAAATCCAGAATCTTGAGAACAATCCACGTAGTTTGGACTCATACAAAAGCGTAAGAGATCTTGCCCTAGAGTACAAAGATGACCCAGCTAATACAACACGGCAGTACTTCAGCACACTCTACGAGGCGGCAACTCAAGTTATTGAGAACAAAGAGAGAGAAATTTCTGAACAACAAGCCCCTTCAAACATCATTCCCGATCAGACGCCCGAGTTTACTACTGACTGCAATGTTCTAGTTCCAACCACCACAGATACTTCTTCCACCCAAGAGACTGAACAGAAAATGGAACAAGGTGAAGAGACCCAGGCCTCGATCACAACACCCCAACCGGACCCCCCGAGTGAACCGCCTAGaaagaggaaaaagaagaagaaaaagactGAAAATGTTGCTAAAGACTCCATGACAACCCCGAACCAAGATTGCTCTTCTTCAGAATCCTCTGCCCAACCGGAATTCATGACTCCCACCCCATCGGAACCGATGACGGTAGACCCAGACTTAGCTCCCGCCATCCCTGCGGATCCAGTACCGGCAGACCCCGAGGAGATTTCCGCTTCGGTTGAAGCCACGCCCACCTCAACTTTGGACACACACCCCAACATAAAGCTCAAAACCCTCATCAGAGGACTGAATCCAGATACCGAAATTCCTGTTTTGGAGAAATATCTCATCGAAGGTGGACTCCAACCGGAGAAAATTATTCAGCTTAAAAGAAGAAGTGGGCAGGAGCTTAGGCCCCTCCCACTTTTCCTCATCATCCAAACAGATACGCCCACCAGCAGAAATATCTTCAACATTAGATCCATTTTGGAGAAGAATGTTACAGTAGAAAGATTCCGAGGAGGACGTTTCCAGAAACAATGCTTTAAGTGTCAAAAATTCGGACACACCCAGCGCAACTGCCAAGCCACCAATCCAGCCTGTATGAAATGTGCAGAAGCCCACTTCACGTACCAGTGTACGAAGCCTAGATCAACACCTGCCAAATGCATAAACTGTGATGGTGAGCACCCGGCCTGTTTTTCAGGCTGCGGTGCAAGACCCAGGAAAGTGCCGCAACCAAGAATTTCCCATCCCGTGAAATCCACCGATAAAGCCACCAGATTTCTACAGCTCTTCAAGGAGATGAAGGAACTTTTGAAGGACGATGAACTTCTTGGGTTTATTCGTTCCTTACTCCCAGAGTCCCAAAACTGA